One Roseburia rectibacter DNA window includes the following coding sequences:
- a CDS encoding MATE family efflux transporter produces the protein MEIQRKSLTQLFVPICFETLFYMLSGMVDTLMLSSVSDQAVGAVGTANTYIGVFIIMFGVISSGMVAVMTQNIGAGKPGVAYQARQLGLIFNAVVGVMMSVFLAVFSGKILEIVSIAPALFTPAETYLKIVGGACFLNALIPIFSSYLRVFGYTRQSLLASITGNIINFILNSVFLFVMNWGVMGVAIATVISRVINLIMVAAMGAVLVKAKNAPERESSRKILGQIIKIGFPSACETALYNIAMTLVVRFMNQMDADGMNVTARSYTLQIANFSYCVGAALAQANAIMTGWRIGAKEFEECDKGTKKAAIYGVITATCFSVTFALTGHFIVHIFTDDPQMINLVVKLLVVDIFLEFGRVTNLVYGQALKTSGDAVFPVIMGAIFMYLVAVGGTYFLGIRLGLLAVGAYIGMAGDECARAVGMVLRWKTGKWKTKRLVE, from the coding sequence ATGGAAATCCAAAGAAAATCTTTAACACAGCTTTTTGTACCAATATGCTTCGAAACACTTTTTTATATGCTTTCCGGAATGGTTGATACCCTGATGCTTTCATCGGTAAGCGATCAGGCAGTTGGTGCAGTCGGTACGGCAAATACATATATTGGTGTTTTTATCATCATGTTTGGAGTTATATCGTCGGGCATGGTTGCGGTAATGACACAGAATATCGGGGCAGGAAAGCCGGGAGTTGCATATCAGGCAAGACAGCTTGGACTTATTTTTAATGCGGTTGTCGGAGTGATGATGTCCGTATTTTTAGCTGTTTTTTCAGGAAAAATTTTAGAGATAGTAAGTATTGCACCGGCTCTGTTTACGCCTGCTGAAACTTATCTGAAAATCGTAGGCGGTGCGTGTTTTTTAAATGCGCTCATACCTATATTTTCAAGCTATCTTCGGGTGTTTGGCTATACCAGGCAGTCGCTTTTGGCATCTATCACAGGAAATATAATTAATTTTATTTTGAATTCTGTATTTTTATTTGTCATGAACTGGGGAGTTATGGGAGTTGCCATCGCCACAGTAATATCGCGTGTTATAAATCTGATCATGGTTGCGGCTATGGGAGCAGTGCTGGTAAAGGCAAAAAATGCTCCTGAGAGGGAGTCCTCACGCAAAATATTAGGACAGATCATAAAAATAGGTTTTCCATCCGCGTGCGAGACGGCTCTTTATAATATTGCAATGACGCTTGTTGTTCGTTTTATGAATCAGATGGATGCGGACGGGATGAATGTTACCGCGCGCTCTTATACGCTTCAGATTGCAAATTTTTCATACTGTGTAGGTGCTGCCTTAGCACAGGCAAATGCCATCATGACAGGCTGGCGGATTGGGGCAAAAGAATTTGAAGAGTGTGATAAAGGAACGAAAAAGGCTGCTATTTATGGAGTGATAACAGCCACCTGTTTTTCTGTGACGTTCGCATTGACTGGACATTTTATCGTACATATTTTCACAGACGATCCACAGATGATAAATCTGGTTGTAAAATTGCTTGTCGTTGACATTTTCCTCGAATTTGGACGTGTAACGAATCTGGTCTATGGACAGGCATTAAAAACAAGCGGAGATGCTGTTTTCCCTGTGATCATGGGTGCAATATTTATGTATCTGGTGGCAGTTGGAGGCACATATTTTTTGGGCATACGGTTAGGGCTGCTTGCTGTGGGGGCATATATTGGCATGGCGGGTGATGAATGTGCCAGAGCGGTTGGAATGGTGCTCCGCTGGAAAACAGGGAAATGGAAGACGAAGCGTCTGGTGGAGTAA